The proteins below are encoded in one region of Alistipes indistinctus YIT 12060:
- a CDS encoding BatD family protein: MSHRLKYLLVLVLSFCLWVPALAQKVSFEAATPAIVSVDEPFRIEFVLNAKPDHFTPPASFGEFEVLAGPSTAQGQSVSIVNGKVTQSVSVTYTYVLQAHKPGKYTISPAIVRVDGQAYSSQPQTIEVVAADAMPQQGGGTVSKGEGAASRRPAAGVAADDMLVRVSVNRNEVYKGQPVKATFKLYTRVPMSGIEKATYPAFNGFWAQELNVDGYKWQRETYKGKVYDARVIKETLLYPQQLGKLYIEQFSLTVIAQIVTQNPQGGSLFDNFFGNGQSVEEVRKTLTAAPIQITVKDFPTGAPASFNGAVGRFQMQGDLDHDVLAANSSGVYQLKISGNGNLPLIQAPKVTMPSSFEQYNMKTTESLTHNGNGITGYRQFDYPFIPRAEGSYSVGPVEFSYFDPEQAKYVTLSAPQQNVEIKPDSTGGTSAGTGVISGVSKEDLKILDKDIRFIRIGESQFHRRGHLYFGSWAYWLALAVLTTITAALYFYLRKHLKELQNTSLVRHKRANKVALQRLKAALGYMTADEEKPFYEEMLKALWGYMSDKLNIPVANLTKDNIREELLKRSVDAEYINRFIEIISDCEYAQYSPSSSGQMTEIYNGAVKMLSKFESLIKK, encoded by the coding sequence ATGTCCCACCGCCTGAAATACCTACTTGTTCTTGTTCTCTCGTTCTGCCTGTGGGTTCCGGCCCTTGCGCAGAAAGTTTCATTCGAGGCCGCTACTCCCGCGATCGTCTCGGTGGACGAACCGTTCCGTATCGAATTCGTGCTGAACGCAAAACCCGACCATTTCACTCCTCCCGCTTCGTTCGGCGAGTTTGAGGTACTGGCGGGTCCGAGCACAGCCCAGGGACAATCCGTTTCCATCGTCAACGGCAAAGTGACACAATCCGTTTCAGTGACTTACACTTATGTCCTGCAAGCCCATAAGCCCGGAAAGTATACAATTTCCCCGGCCATAGTCCGGGTCGATGGCCAGGCGTATTCGTCACAGCCCCAGACCATCGAAGTGGTAGCGGCCGATGCAATGCCGCAGCAGGGCGGGGGAACCGTATCGAAAGGGGAGGGAGCCGCATCACGGCGTCCGGCAGCAGGAGTCGCCGCCGACGACATGTTGGTGCGTGTCAGTGTGAACCGCAACGAGGTGTACAAAGGCCAGCCGGTCAAAGCGACTTTTAAACTCTATACGCGCGTGCCGATGAGCGGCATTGAAAAAGCCACTTATCCCGCATTCAACGGCTTCTGGGCCCAGGAGCTCAATGTGGACGGCTACAAATGGCAGCGTGAAACCTACAAAGGCAAGGTATACGACGCGCGAGTCATCAAGGAGACACTGCTCTATCCCCAACAGCTCGGAAAACTTTACATCGAACAATTCAGCCTGACCGTCATCGCGCAGATCGTCACACAAAATCCGCAAGGCGGTTCGCTGTTCGACAACTTCTTCGGCAACGGACAGAGTGTCGAAGAGGTGCGTAAAACCCTCACCGCGGCCCCGATCCAAATAACGGTGAAGGATTTCCCGACCGGGGCCCCCGCGTCGTTCAACGGTGCGGTAGGCAGGTTCCAGATGCAAGGCGACCTCGACCACGATGTGCTGGCCGCCAACTCGTCGGGTGTCTACCAGCTCAAGATTTCGGGCAACGGCAACCTGCCGCTGATCCAGGCCCCGAAAGTGACGATGCCTTCGTCCTTCGAGCAGTACAACATGAAAACCACTGAGAGCCTGACCCATAACGGCAACGGAATCACCGGTTACCGGCAGTTCGACTATCCGTTCATTCCCCGGGCCGAAGGCTCTTACAGCGTAGGTCCCGTCGAGTTCTCCTATTTCGATCCGGAACAGGCGAAATACGTGACGTTATCGGCTCCGCAGCAAAACGTCGAAATCAAGCCGGATTCGACCGGCGGAACATCGGCCGGAACCGGGGTTATCAGCGGCGTCAGCAAGGAAGACCTGAAGATACTGGACAAGGACATCCGTTTTATCCGCATCGGCGAATCTCAGTTCCACCGCCGGGGGCACCTTTACTTCGGCAGCTGGGCCTATTGGCTGGCACTGGCCGTGCTGACAACAATCACAGCCGCCCTGTACTTCTACCTGCGCAAGCACTTGAAAGAGTTGCAAAACACCTCTCTGGTCCGCCATAAGAGGGCCAATAAAGTAGCGCTCCAACGCCTCAAAGCCGCACTGGGATACATGACGGCCGACGAAGAGAAGCCTTTCTACGAAGAGATGCTCAAGGCACTGTGGGGCTACATGAGCGACAAGCTGAACATTCCCGTGGCCAACCTCACCAAAGACAATATCCGGGAAGAGTTGCTCAAGCGTTCGGTTGATGCCGAATATATCAACCGCTTCATCGAGATCATTTCCGACTGCGAGTACGCGCAATATTCGCCCTCGTCGTCTGGACAGATGACCGAAATCTACAACGGTGCGGTGAAGATGCTGTCGAAATTCGAATCGCTGATTAAAAAGTAA
- a CDS encoding alpha-L-fucosidase has product MKKIWYLCTLLSLSAPLAQAQLNAHPEAYKIDKKDIKRAHELISTPVKQPLVLPNPNPDAQWFPDASLGLFMHWGIHSVVGAQPSWDMIANYEWGGRVSPPDKYYALAERFNPRDYDPNKYLKAAKDAGFTYAVLTTKHHDGYALWPSKYGIGTKQYMNGRDLLKEYVDACRANGLKVGFYFSPRDWHYPGLMHPNEFDAKTWRDLPPITDSTANQQAYEQFLAFVMAQMEELLTRYGKIDMLWLDGMNWRGVADMHTEQVYAWIRSLQPGILVNDRWANIVNPDNPQGNGVSFGDFTTQFECTLPTYIPSRWWDHCDIWTSTPGPGWGYDPNGAFRPLSWFFRHLAASRSLGGNFLINAGPSGDGDMHPNFYKQTDSIARWMQHSKESVIGAGPTPGVQLSNVMITTRGNDWYLHLLPDFKKKVSARTGKQPSELILLRTGERIPFDYNDGFVTFVLDPSKRTTTDDVVKVVM; this is encoded by the coding sequence ATGAAAAAAATCTGGTATCTCTGTACGTTGCTCAGCTTGTCGGCTCCATTGGCCCAGGCACAGCTCAATGCCCACCCCGAAGCCTACAAGATCGACAAGAAGGACATCAAACGCGCCCATGAATTGATCTCGACTCCGGTCAAACAACCGTTGGTGCTTCCCAATCCGAATCCCGACGCTCAATGGTTTCCCGATGCAAGTCTCGGGCTGTTCATGCACTGGGGCATTCACAGCGTAGTCGGCGCACAGCCTTCATGGGACATGATCGCCAATTACGAATGGGGCGGCAGGGTCTCTCCGCCCGATAAATATTACGCGTTGGCCGAACGCTTCAACCCTCGGGATTACGATCCGAACAAATATCTGAAGGCCGCCAAAGATGCGGGATTTACCTATGCCGTCCTGACTACGAAACACCACGACGGCTATGCGTTGTGGCCGTCGAAATACGGCATCGGCACGAAACAGTATATGAACGGCCGCGATTTGCTGAAGGAGTATGTAGATGCCTGCCGTGCGAACGGACTCAAAGTTGGCTTTTACTTCTCTCCGCGCGACTGGCACTATCCGGGGCTGATGCATCCCAACGAATTCGATGCGAAAACGTGGCGGGACCTGCCGCCCATCACCGACTCCACAGCGAATCAGCAGGCATACGAGCAATTCCTGGCTTTCGTCATGGCACAAATGGAAGAGCTGCTGACCCGCTACGGGAAAATCGACATGCTGTGGTTAGACGGGATGAACTGGCGCGGCGTTGCGGATATGCACACTGAGCAGGTTTATGCGTGGATCCGTTCCCTGCAACCCGGCATCCTGGTCAACGACCGTTGGGCGAATATTGTCAATCCTGACAATCCGCAGGGGAACGGTGTCAGCTTCGGTGATTTTACCACGCAGTTCGAATGTACGTTGCCTACTTACATCCCGTCGCGGTGGTGGGATCATTGCGACATCTGGACTTCCACCCCGGGTCCCGGTTGGGGCTATGATCCCAACGGCGCATTCCGCCCCCTTTCGTGGTTCTTCCGCCATTTGGCCGCCAGCCGCTCGCTGGGAGGCAATTTCCTGATCAATGCAGGCCCCAGCGGAGACGGCGATATGCATCCGAACTTTTACAAGCAAACCGACTCGATTGCCCGTTGGATGCAGCATAGCAAGGAATCGGTGATCGGTGCGGGTCCCACGCCCGGCGTTCAGCTCAGTAATGTGATGATTACTACGCGCGGTAACGACTGGTATTTGCACCTGCTTCCGGATTTTAAGAAAAAAGTTTCGGCCCGTACCGGCAAGCAACCCTCGGAACTGATCCTGCTGCGTACGGGCGAGCGGATTCCGTTCGATTACAACGACGGTTTCGTAACGTTCGTGCTCGATCCCTCCAAGCGTACCACTACGGACGACGTCGTCAAAGTGGTGATGTAA
- a CDS encoding tetratricopeptide repeat protein yields the protein MKRYLFVTAILLATGLHATAQTPEQLWESANTAYINENYQEAVKDYESIRAQGYESDQLYLNLGNAYFKRGMTGKAIVNYNRALRLSPSDEDVLYNLGIANTYVQDKIDVVPTFFVHRWMAELRSGLTSNAWAGLSLICFSAMLAALLIYLLSGGVKWRKAGFYGVLGMIALFIMTAIFAGAQRKILMRPNGAIIMSNAAPVKSSPDRSSKDIFVLHEGTKVTVKDSLGDFREIIISDGNKGWIEASAIEMID from the coding sequence ATGAAAAGGTATTTATTTGTTACGGCCATTTTACTCGCCACAGGCTTGCATGCAACGGCACAGACGCCGGAACAACTGTGGGAGTCGGCCAACACGGCATACATCAACGAAAACTACCAGGAGGCGGTAAAAGATTACGAGTCGATTCGCGCACAGGGTTACGAAAGCGACCAACTTTACCTGAACCTCGGAAACGCCTATTTCAAACGCGGGATGACCGGCAAAGCCATCGTCAATTACAACCGCGCACTGAGACTCTCTCCTTCGGATGAAGATGTCCTTTACAATCTGGGAATTGCGAACACCTATGTGCAGGATAAAATCGACGTCGTTCCGACTTTCTTTGTCCACCGCTGGATGGCAGAACTGCGTTCGGGCCTGACCAGTAACGCGTGGGCGGGACTGAGCCTGATCTGTTTTTCCGCCATGCTCGCAGCGTTGCTGATCTACCTGCTGAGCGGAGGCGTCAAGTGGCGCAAAGCGGGGTTTTACGGAGTCTTGGGTATGATAGCACTGTTTATAATGACGGCTATTTTTGCAGGTGCACAACGCAAAATCCTGATGCGGCCGAACGGTGCGATCATCATGAGCAATGCAGCCCCGGTCAAAAGTTCCCCGGACCGATCGAGCAAAGATATTTTCGTCCTGCATGAAGGGACGAAAGTAACGGTCAAGGACTCCCTGGGTGATTTCCGCGAAATTATCATCTCGGACGGCAACAAAGGTTGGATCGAAGCCTCGGCCATAGAAATGATCGATTAG
- a CDS encoding RidA family protein, producing the protein MRKIILTNNAPKAVGPYSQAIEANGTLYVSGQLPVNPTDGSVPESIEAQTEQSLKNIGAILMEAGYTYKDVVKSTVLLTDMNDFAAMNAVYARFYTEQMPARVCYQVAKLPMGVKVEIETVAVK; encoded by the coding sequence ATGCGGAAAATCATTTTAACAAATAATGCGCCAAAAGCGGTCGGCCCTTACAGCCAGGCTATCGAAGCAAACGGTACGCTCTACGTATCGGGGCAACTGCCCGTTAATCCGACCGACGGATCGGTACCCGAGAGTATCGAAGCACAAACCGAACAATCCCTCAAAAACATCGGGGCAATTCTCATGGAGGCAGGGTATACCTATAAAGACGTGGTCAAATCGACCGTCCTGCTGACCGACATGAACGACTTTGCCGCTATGAATGCCGTTTATGCCCGTTTTTATACCGAACAAATGCCAGCCCGGGTTTGTTACCAGGTTGCCAAACTTCCGATGGGCGTGAAGGTCGAGATCGAAACGGTCGCCGTCAAATAA
- the recR gene encoding recombination mediator RecR — MSRLLDDVVGELSRLPGVGRRTALRLAMHMLRMEVQDVELMAGAISRFRREIHYCSHCNNLSDRDICDICADETRDRTIVCVVEQVKDVISIENTRQYRGLYHVLGGIISPMQGIGPSDLKIDLLLDNIAQGGIKEVILALSTSVEGETTSFYLSRRLSECTGIRLTSIARGIGFGDELDYADELTIAHALHNRRPLE, encoded by the coding sequence ATGTCAAGATTATTGGATGATGTAGTGGGCGAGCTGTCGCGCCTGCCGGGCGTGGGGCGCAGGACGGCCTTGAGGCTTGCCATGCATATGCTGCGCATGGAGGTGCAGGATGTCGAATTGATGGCCGGGGCGATCTCCCGTTTCCGCAGAGAAATCCACTACTGTTCGCATTGCAACAACCTTTCAGACAGAGACATTTGTGACATTTGCGCGGATGAAACGCGCGACCGGACGATCGTCTGCGTCGTCGAGCAGGTCAAAGACGTTATCTCTATCGAGAATACCCGCCAATACCGGGGATTGTACCATGTCCTGGGCGGCATCATTTCCCCGATGCAGGGAATCGGCCCGTCGGACCTGAAGATCGATCTGTTGCTCGACAATATCGCGCAGGGCGGGATCAAAGAGGTGATTCTTGCCCTTAGCACCTCGGTCGAAGGCGAGACCACATCGTTCTATCTGTCGCGCCGCCTGAGCGAATGCACCGGAATCCGGCTCACATCGATCGCACGCGGCATCGGATTCGGCGACGAGTTGGATTACGCCGACGAACTGACGATCGCCCACGCATTGCACAACCGCCGTCCTCTGGAGTAG
- a CDS encoding NAD(P)/FAD-dependent oxidoreductase, which yields MKTLNIPQTEQKRVVVVGGGFAGLTLVQKLRKSNYQVVLVDQNNFHLFKPLLYQVASAGLDESDIAFPFRRVFQTRRNVNFRLGRMLRVKPEENLLETSTGSVTYDYLVIATGCVPNFFGMDHIEQRSWPMSDIGDALRIRNSVLRNLEKAVIATSEEERNALLNIVIVGGGASGVEIAGALAEMRSYIVPRDYPGVNISSMHIYLVEGRDKLLATMSPETSSDCLKVLEKKGVNVMLNTAVKDYQDNRVIFGDGTSILSGNLIWTSGVKSEAVEGIGNSEKERRGRILTDRYNRVQGFDNIFAIGDIAITDDPQYPAGYPQLARVAISQGERIAANLIAVSKGKPMEPYEYRSIGVLATVGRNRAFAEWGKFRIKGFMAWLAWCFVHILFLLGVQNKIKVFSGWVWNYFGKDLPVRLIIGCGVPCKDAK from the coding sequence ATGAAGACATTAAATATACCCCAAACCGAACAAAAGCGGGTCGTAGTCGTCGGCGGCGGTTTTGCCGGACTGACCTTGGTACAGAAACTACGCAAGAGTAATTATCAGGTCGTACTGGTCGATCAGAATAATTTCCACCTGTTCAAGCCTCTGCTCTATCAAGTGGCGAGCGCCGGGCTCGACGAAAGCGACATCGCTTTCCCGTTCCGCCGGGTATTCCAGACGCGGCGCAACGTCAATTTCCGCTTGGGGCGCATGCTTCGCGTGAAACCCGAAGAGAACCTGCTCGAAACTTCGACCGGTTCAGTTACTTATGATTACCTGGTGATCGCAACGGGATGCGTGCCGAACTTTTTCGGCATGGATCACATCGAACAGCGTTCGTGGCCGATGTCCGATATTGGCGACGCATTGCGTATCCGCAATTCCGTACTGCGCAACCTGGAAAAGGCCGTGATCGCTACCTCGGAAGAGGAGCGGAATGCCCTGCTGAACATTGTAATCGTAGGCGGCGGAGCTTCCGGCGTCGAGATTGCCGGGGCATTGGCCGAAATGCGCAGCTATATCGTGCCGAGAGACTATCCGGGTGTCAATATATCGTCGATGCATATCTATCTGGTCGAAGGCCGGGATAAATTGTTGGCGACGATGTCGCCCGAAACGTCGAGCGACTGCCTTAAAGTGCTTGAAAAGAAAGGCGTCAACGTCATGTTGAATACCGCGGTCAAAGATTATCAGGACAACCGGGTGATTTTTGGCGACGGAACATCCATTCTGTCCGGCAACCTGATTTGGACCAGCGGTGTAAAAAGCGAGGCGGTCGAGGGGATCGGCAACAGCGAAAAGGAGCGTCGCGGCCGGATTCTGACAGACCGCTATAACCGGGTGCAGGGCTTCGATAATATTTTTGCCATCGGCGATATCGCCATTACCGACGATCCGCAATATCCCGCAGGTTATCCCCAATTGGCCCGCGTAGCCATTTCACAGGGCGAACGGATCGCAGCTAACCTGATAGCCGTATCCAAAGGCAAGCCGATGGAACCGTACGAATACCGTTCGATCGGTGTGCTGGCTACGGTCGGTCGCAACCGGGCTTTCGCCGAATGGGGGAAATTCCGGATCAAAGGCTTCATGGCGTGGTTGGCCTGGTGTTTCGTGCACATTCTTTTCCTACTCGGCGTGCAGAATAAAATCAAGGTGTTCAGCGGTTGGGTGTGGAACTATTTCGGCAAAGATTTGCCCGTCCGGCTGATTATCGGGTGCGGCGTTCCCTGCAAAGATGCCAAATAA
- a CDS encoding AI-2E family transporter: MSVKEQYWRYSLVVIILGLGTIIFVKLLPFLGGLLGALTIYILVRKQMFSLTEKRHIRRGLAAAIVLCESILCFLIPMSLVVWLVVNKLQGINLDPGSIIEPAKHIAQLVEEKTGYDLLVTDNLVKLAAWIPKIGQLLMEWISGFAVNIFVLIFVLYFMLVGGRKMEAYLDDILPFNKAHTQEVLHEIKMIVQSNAIGIPLLALIQGFVALVGYWIFGVPSAVLFGLLTCFATIIPIVGTMLIWVPIVIYLALSGSWGNAIGLAIYASIVVSQSDNLIRFVLQKKMADTHPLITIFGVVIGLSLFGFMGVIFGPLMLAIFILCVNMFKREYLDRKRTAKNSSAHTESLDRQ; the protein is encoded by the coding sequence ATGAGCGTTAAAGAACAGTATTGGCGCTATTCGCTGGTCGTGATCATACTCGGACTGGGGACGATCATTTTCGTCAAGCTGCTGCCTTTTCTGGGCGGTCTGCTCGGCGCACTGACCATTTATATCCTGGTCCGCAAACAGATGTTCTCACTGACTGAAAAACGCCACATACGGCGCGGTCTGGCCGCAGCCATCGTATTGTGCGAATCGATCCTCTGTTTCCTGATCCCGATGTCGCTGGTCGTATGGCTCGTGGTCAACAAGCTGCAAGGCATCAACCTGGATCCCGGATCGATCATCGAACCGGCCAAGCACATCGCCCAGTTGGTCGAAGAGAAAACCGGCTACGACCTGCTGGTAACCGATAACCTCGTCAAACTGGCCGCATGGATTCCGAAGATCGGACAACTGTTGATGGAATGGATCAGCGGTTTTGCGGTCAATATTTTCGTGTTGATTTTCGTACTCTACTTCATGCTGGTCGGCGGCCGAAAAATGGAGGCATATCTCGACGACATCCTGCCGTTCAACAAAGCACATACCCAGGAAGTGCTGCATGAGATCAAAATGATCGTCCAATCGAACGCCATCGGTATCCCGCTATTGGCCCTGATACAGGGTTTCGTCGCACTGGTGGGGTATTGGATTTTCGGCGTGCCCAGTGCAGTGTTGTTCGGCCTGCTGACCTGCTTCGCTACGATTATCCCGATCGTCGGCACGATGCTTATCTGGGTGCCGATCGTGATTTACCTCGCACTCAGCGGCAGTTGGGGGAATGCGATCGGGTTAGCGATTTACGCTTCGATCGTCGTTTCACAGTCCGACAACCTGATCCGCTTCGTCCTGCAAAAGAAGATGGCCGACACTCATCCGCTGATTACGATTTTCGGCGTGGTGATCGGCCTGTCCCTGTTCGGTTTTATGGGCGTGATTTTCGGGCCGCTGATGCTGGCGATCTTCATTCTGTGTGTCAACATGTTCAAAAGGGAATACCTCGACAGGAAACGGACGGCAAAAAATAGTTCTGCCCATACCGAATCACTCGACAGGCAATGA
- a CDS encoding YtxH domain-containing protein has translation MKNQNLFSFLGGLTVGAIAALLLAPDSGKNTRHKIGDKIKHGEKKIKDAKNLVEQKIQNAKLAAINAIEEPQE, from the coding sequence ATGAAAAATCAGAATTTATTTTCCTTCCTCGGCGGCCTGACCGTCGGTGCGATTGCAGCGTTGCTGCTGGCTCCCGATTCGGGTAAAAACACGCGTCACAAAATCGGAGACAAGATCAAACACGGTGAGAAAAAGATAAAAGACGCGAAAAACCTCGTGGAGCAGAAAATACAGAATGCCAAACTGGCAGCCATCAATGCCATAGAGGAACCTCAGGAGTAA
- a CDS encoding META domain-containing protein: MKTWKVILLVALAVGLASCCACRKGKKVVDKPLMATKWTLVELNGQQVQTDDNYYIILNEQEDRFNGRGDCNSLMGSYKLGENGKMQLTGIASTRAFCPDQAGEDKFFKTLGDVAGYDVDGDLLMLFNGNSELIAVMAAK, from the coding sequence ATGAAAACTTGGAAAGTTATACTCTTGGTGGCGCTCGCCGTAGGTTTGGCCTCGTGCTGCGCCTGCCGTAAAGGCAAGAAAGTGGTCGACAAGCCGCTGATGGCAACCAAATGGACGTTGGTGGAACTCAACGGTCAGCAGGTTCAGACCGATGACAACTATTACATTATACTGAATGAACAGGAAGACCGCTTCAACGGACGCGGTGACTGCAATTCGCTGATGGGGTCGTATAAACTGGGCGAGAACGGTAAGATGCAGCTGACCGGAATCGCTTCCACCCGCGCTTTTTGTCCCGATCAGGCCGGCGAAGACAAATTTTTTAAAACACTCGGTGACGTGGCCGGCTACGACGTAGACGGAGATCTGCTGATGCTCTTCAACGGCAACAGCGAACTGATCGCCGTGATGGCCGCAAAATAG
- a CDS encoding helix-turn-helix transcriptional regulator, translating into MIGVSRQTVHAIENGKYVPSTVLALKIVPGYLASLQGTPHPIISRTGKSLPK; encoded by the coding sequence ATGATCGGCGTAAGTCGCCAGACGGTCCATGCGATTGAAAACGGAAAATACGTTCCTTCAACCGTCCTGGCTCTGAAGATAGTCCCGGGTTATTTGGCATCTTTGCAGGGAACGCCGCACCCGATAATCAGCCGGACGGGCAAATCTTTGCCGAAATAG
- a CDS encoding outer membrane beta-barrel family protein, producing the protein MKIKLTAFFFFLMFGSSLSSQAQNGSVTLSGRITNSDGVAVDYATVLLKSASDTLKVYGGISDEQGRFILKVPAGDYLFQTSFLGYSPLFKQITLVSSQDMGNLVMTPVSTELDAVVVRARMVKREADRFVVNVGNSPVAAGQTAKEMLDLSPTVWIDEERGISLNGKENVQVYVNERIVRESGEELIKYLYSIRAEDIVRIEVIPVGGVEHEASAQGGIIKLTLRKQRDDGLEGSLRMRYGTRLNDNPQQYIQPSLSINYRLAKFSLYTDITENRNKYYGYGIARRINKNGYSFESNWRQSSLKDSPTLRVGTIYDISPRHSIGVEANLAGYFPEKERSSVVDTVFYNGVLQGTIESDYNYLNKHKNWNLSANYIARFDTVGSTFKLLFDYVRTHPHTGGYVEVDHIIPGDAYTYRSNNESQNDLYSVTGDFDIRAGDNARVKTGFKYIFSQVDSWMKYEDLVGDIWVVRPDQTYDMVYDEHISAAYGRYTYTFGSKISVGVGLRVEHTYAMPAATGVNNIERQNYFSFFPQADLILPLGDSHQLIFNYARKIRRPSFWLLIPLRRPISETEVAVGNPKLKPSFSHEFSLNWVIRQKYTVTAGAYLMNDVWVSTPRVDPDDPMSLIRTPENQNSSSMWYVSAAVPVQVTPWWSFNANLVGTLAWYHIDQYRKSNHRLTGNLINTFTLREGTSLMLSAYGHTRNRYEYTQYAGAYYINAGITQQLLKGAMTLSAQVNNIFDTRNSWRSVYNPYFFEESFFWGQRPMFVASVQYKFKNGKEFRARRVESDTDTSRISGREN; encoded by the coding sequence ATGAAAATAAAACTGACTGCTTTTTTCTTTTTTTTGATGTTCGGGAGTAGCCTTTCGTCACAGGCCCAGAACGGGTCTGTGACCCTTTCGGGCCGAATTACCAACTCAGACGGGGTTGCTGTCGATTATGCGACTGTATTGTTGAAGTCGGCTTCCGATACGTTGAAGGTCTATGGCGGAATCTCCGACGAACAGGGACGTTTTATCTTGAAAGTTCCTGCAGGCGACTATTTATTTCAGACATCATTTCTGGGTTACAGTCCTTTGTTCAAGCAGATTACCTTGGTGTCTTCCCAAGATATGGGGAATCTTGTTATGACTCCTGTTTCGACGGAGCTGGATGCGGTGGTGGTACGTGCCCGAATGGTGAAACGTGAGGCGGACCGGTTTGTGGTCAACGTAGGTAATTCGCCTGTCGCGGCCGGGCAAACGGCAAAGGAGATGCTCGATCTTTCGCCCACGGTTTGGATCGATGAGGAAAGAGGAATTTCGCTCAATGGCAAAGAGAATGTCCAGGTCTATGTGAATGAACGGATCGTTCGGGAATCGGGCGAAGAACTGATCAAGTATCTTTATTCGATCCGTGCCGAAGATATCGTGCGTATCGAGGTAATCCCCGTCGGAGGCGTCGAACACGAAGCCAGCGCCCAAGGCGGAATTATCAAGCTCACCCTGCGTAAACAGCGTGATGACGGTCTCGAAGGTTCGCTAAGGATGCGTTACGGCACCCGGTTGAACGACAATCCCCAACAATACATCCAGCCTTCGCTCAGCATTAACTACCGTCTTGCCAAATTCAGCCTGTATACCGATATAACCGAAAATCGGAACAAATACTACGGGTACGGTATTGCCCGGCGGATTAACAAAAATGGATACAGTTTCGAATCTAACTGGCGGCAGTCCAGCCTGAAAGACAGCCCTACCCTGCGTGTGGGAACTATTTATGATATCAGTCCGCGGCACAGCATAGGGGTGGAGGCTAATTTAGCGGGGTATTTTCCCGAGAAGGAACGCAGCAGTGTTGTCGACACGGTGTTCTATAACGGGGTGTTGCAGGGAACCATCGAAAGTGACTATAACTACCTAAACAAGCATAAGAACTGGAATTTGTCGGCCAACTACATCGCCCGGTTCGACACGGTAGGCTCCACTTTCAAGTTGCTGTTTGACTATGTCCGCACCCATCCGCATACCGGAGGATATGTCGAGGTGGATCATATCATTCCGGGGGATGCATATACGTACCGTAGCAACAACGAATCGCAGAACGACCTCTACTCGGTGACAGGAGATTTCGATATCCGGGCCGGCGACAATGCTCGGGTGAAAACCGGATTCAAATACATATTCAGTCAGGTAGACAGTTGGATGAAGTACGAGGACCTTGTCGGGGATATTTGGGTGGTGCGTCCCGACCAGACTTACGACATGGTCTATGACGAGCATATCTCGGCGGCTTATGGCAGGTACACTTATACGTTCGGCAGCAAGATCAGTGTGGGTGTCGGACTACGGGTCGAACACACATATGCCATGCCTGCTGCTACAGGTGTCAACAATATCGAGCGGCAGAACTATTTTAGCTTTTTCCCGCAAGCGGATCTGATTCTGCCGTTGGGAGACTCCCACCAGTTGATTTTCAACTATGCCCGTAAGATACGTCGTCCGAGTTTCTGGTTGTTGATCCCTTTGCGCCGACCGATTAGCGAGACAGAGGTTGCGGTGGGAAATCCCAAACTCAAGCCGAGTTTTTCGCATGAATTCTCGCTCAATTGGGTGATCCGGCAAAAATATACGGTTACGGCCGGGGCTTATTTGATGAACGATGTATGGGTGTCAACTCCGCGTGTGGACCCCGATGACCCGATGAGTCTGATCCGTACGCCGGAAAACCAGAACAGCAGTAGCATGTGGTACGTGTCAGCGGCAGTTCCGGTACAGGTGACACCTTGGTGGAGTTTCAACGCTAATCTGGTCGGAACACTCGCTTGGTATCACATTGACCAGTACCGCAAGAGTAATCACCGACTTACAGGAAACCTGATCAATACGTTTACCCTTCGGGAAGGAACTTCGCTGATGCTGAGTGCTTACGGTCATACCCGCAACCGGTACGAATACACGCAGTATGCCGGAGCCTATTACATCAATGCGGGTATAACCCAGCAGTTATTGAAAGGGGCGATGACTCTTAGCGCGCAGGTGAACAATATTTTTGATACGCGCAACTCTTGGCGGAGCGTTTATAACCCCTATTTTTTCGAAGAGTCTTTCTTTTGGGGACAACGCCCCATGTTTGTGGCCTCGGTGCAGTATAAGTTCAAAAATGGAAAAGAGTTTCGTGCCCGGCGGGTAGAATCCGATACCGATACTTCGCGCATTTCCGGGAGAGAGAACTAA